One stretch of Longimicrobiaceae bacterium DNA includes these proteins:
- a CDS encoding DUF4383 domain-containing protein, whose amino-acid sequence MRSTAQRGALIFGVVFLLVGVLGLFIPSGMSMNADMDTSARLFGLFPVNLLHNLVHIAFGVWGIVAARSFGGARTFGRVGAVIYALLVVLAFIDPTTFGLVPIGSHDIWLHAILAVGLAYIGFAGESAPARA is encoded by the coding sequence ATGCGGAGCACGGCACAACGCGGGGCTCTGATCTTTGGTGTGGTGTTCCTGCTGGTGGGCGTGCTGGGACTGTTCATTCCGAGCGGCATGTCGATGAATGCCGATATGGACACCAGCGCCCGGCTCTTCGGCTTGTTCCCCGTGAATCTCCTCCACAATCTGGTTCACATCGCCTTCGGCGTCTGGGGCATCGTGGCGGCCCGGAGCTTCGGTGGCGCACGCACCTTCGGCCGCGTAGGGGCCGTGATCTACGCCTTGCTGGTCGTGCTCGCGTTCATCGATCCCACGACCTTCGGACTCGTGCCCATCGGATCGCACGACATCTGGCTCCACGCTATTCTTGCCGTAGGCCTGGCATACATCGGCTTCGCGGGCGAGAGCGCACCGGCGCGCGCCTGA
- a CDS encoding ABC transporter ATP-binding protein — translation MDAQLSSTRPPPPLDPTAPEAVFRARKVSKIYRMGEVEVHALRQVDLDLYAGELMILLGASGSGKSTLLNILGGLDVPTSGTVWYLDHNLSEADERELTRYRREHVGFVFQFYNLIPSLTARENVALVTDIASDPMDAEAALELVGLSERKDHFPAQLSGGEQQRVAIARAIAKRPDVLLCDEPTGALDFQTGKRVLEVLARVNEETGTTTAIITHNASIAALGDRVLRMSSGQIVEERRNERRASPDEIEW, via the coding sequence GTGGACGCGCAACTCTCCTCGACCCGACCTCCGCCTCCCCTCGATCCCACCGCGCCCGAGGCGGTTTTCCGTGCTCGCAAGGTCTCCAAGATCTACCGGATGGGGGAGGTGGAAGTACACGCCCTCCGACAGGTGGACCTGGATCTTTATGCGGGGGAGCTGATGATCCTGCTGGGTGCGTCGGGGAGCGGGAAGAGCACCCTCCTGAATATTCTCGGTGGCCTGGACGTGCCGACGAGCGGGACTGTCTGGTACCTCGATCACAACCTGAGCGAAGCCGACGAGCGGGAGCTGACACGCTATCGGCGGGAGCACGTCGGTTTCGTCTTTCAGTTCTACAATCTGATCCCCAGCCTCACCGCCCGCGAGAATGTCGCGCTGGTGACCGACATCGCATCGGATCCGATGGACGCGGAAGCGGCGCTCGAGCTGGTAGGACTGAGCGAGCGGAAGGACCACTTTCCCGCCCAGCTTTCCGGCGGCGAGCAGCAGCGGGTGGCCATCGCGCGTGCGATCGCCAAGCGGCCGGACGTGCTGCTCTGCGACGAGCCCACCGGGGCGCTGGACTTCCAGACGGGGAAGCGGGTTCTGGAGGTCCTCGCGCGGGTCAACGAGGAGACCGGCACCACGACCGCCATCATCACGCACAATGCCTCCATCGCTGCCCTGGGCGACCGGGTGTTGCGCATGAGCAGCGGCCAGATCGTCGAGGAGCGGCGCAATGAGCGCCGCGCATCACCGGACGAGATCGAATGGTGA
- a CDS encoding universal stress protein: MEKITSILVASDLSEESDEVVRAAGEIARATGATVHLLNAFDLPPEASVRKSTAPVTFAQRIEEAEQRLDEQIRRGIPEGVSVGSRRVEVYVAHKAILDGAVAVAADLIVVGPHGRRRFGDDVLGGTADRVIRSAEVPCLVARGTLSLPLRRIVAPVDRSAAATAALEVAIGWGVLLGGGDATELDVEHILPEAMNIPELGIDPDRIVERLGQEVQEVVSRVPGAESLNVVTRVRWGQSAVEEITRLAGENHADLVVIGTHGHGPLRRFLIGSVASGVARRAPCSVLLVPPAMWRQERQRLSGADAR; this comes from the coding sequence ATGGAAAAGATAACCAGCATCCTCGTTGCCTCCGATCTGTCGGAAGAGTCCGACGAAGTGGTCCGCGCCGCTGGAGAGATTGCCCGCGCGACGGGAGCGACGGTGCACCTGCTCAACGCTTTCGATCTTCCTCCCGAAGCCAGCGTCCGAAAGTCGACCGCGCCCGTCACCTTCGCGCAACGGATCGAAGAGGCGGAGCAGCGACTCGATGAACAGATCCGGCGAGGAATTCCCGAGGGGGTGTCGGTGGGAAGCCGTCGCGTGGAGGTCTACGTCGCGCACAAGGCGATCCTCGACGGGGCGGTGGCGGTCGCCGCGGACCTGATCGTGGTGGGGCCCCACGGCCGCCGCCGTTTCGGCGACGATGTCCTGGGGGGGACGGCGGATCGGGTGATCCGATCCGCCGAGGTACCGTGTCTGGTGGCACGCGGGACCCTTTCGCTGCCGCTACGCCGGATCGTCGCGCCAGTGGACCGTTCCGCCGCCGCCACCGCTGCGCTGGAGGTGGCGATTGGATGGGGAGTCCTGCTCGGGGGCGGCGACGCTACCGAGCTCGATGTCGAGCACATCCTCCCCGAGGCCATGAACATCCCCGAGCTGGGAATTGATCCGGACCGGATCGTCGAGCGGCTCGGCCAGGAGGTGCAGGAGGTCGTTTCGCGTGTCCCCGGCGCGGAGTCGTTGAACGTCGTGACCCGCGTACGTTGGGGGCAGTCGGCGGTCGAGGAGATCACGCGGCTGGCGGGGGAGAATCACGCGGACCTGGTGGTGATCGGAACGCACGGCCATGGGCCCCTGCGACGCTTCCTGATCGGCAGCGTGGCCTCCGGGGTCGCTCGCCGCGCGCCCTGCTCGGTGTTGCTGGTGCCTCCAGCGATGTGGCGCCAGGAGCGCCAGCGGTTGAGTGGGGCGGATGCGCGTTGA
- a CDS encoding serine hydrolase, with amino-acid sequence MLRHTIAALGWVAFALVRAGHAPAQQNPDFPVVETDSVLLRELQGIVQGFDGKVGVYVRHLDSDRGVEIHADSLFPTASLIKVPLLVTLFDRIERGDLSLEGTVAYPDTLTYHYTEATDVVGYMEPGDTLPLSEVAFLMLSVSDNHASLWIQALVGGGSTVNEWLAGHGFRQTRVNSRTPGREAAREAYGWGQMTPREIGELLVMIREGRAVSPAASETMYRMLTSSYWRDVAVSQIPPTVQVASKQGFVSSSRSEVLLVDAPGGDYVLAVATRDQADTRWGPVNEGAELLRNISRAVYRHFNPDDAWRPGAATR; translated from the coding sequence ATGCTACGGCACACCATCGCCGCGCTTGGCTGGGTAGCGTTCGCTCTCGTCCGAGCCGGGCATGCTCCCGCCCAGCAAAACCCTGACTTCCCCGTCGTCGAGACCGACTCGGTCCTCCTGCGCGAGCTGCAGGGAATCGTCCAGGGTTTCGACGGGAAGGTGGGTGTTTATGTCCGCCATCTCGACAGCGACCGGGGAGTGGAGATCCACGCGGACTCACTCTTCCCTACCGCCAGCCTGATCAAGGTGCCGCTGTTGGTGACCTTGTTCGATCGGATCGAACGGGGCGACCTCTCTCTGGAAGGAACGGTCGCCTACCCGGACACTCTCACCTACCATTACACCGAGGCGACCGATGTAGTGGGCTACATGGAGCCGGGAGATACTCTGCCGCTCTCAGAAGTGGCCTTCCTGATGCTCTCGGTAAGCGACAACCACGCCAGCCTCTGGATCCAAGCGCTGGTGGGTGGGGGATCGACGGTCAATGAATGGCTGGCCGGACACGGCTTCCGCCAGACCCGGGTGAACTCGCGAACCCCGGGTCGGGAAGCGGCACGCGAGGCCTACGGGTGGGGCCAGATGACCCCGCGTGAGATCGGCGAGTTGCTGGTGATGATCCGTGAAGGCAGAGCGGTCAGCCCGGCCGCCTCGGAGACAATGTACAGGATGTTGACGAGCAGCTACTGGCGAGACGTAGCCGTCTCCCAGATCCCTCCCACCGTCCAGGTCGCCTCGAAGCAGGGATTCGTGAGCTCGTCCCGCTCGGAGGTCCTTCTGGTCGACGCACCGGGCGGTGATTACGTGCTGGCGGTTGCCACGCGCGATCAGGCGGATACCCGCTGGGGCCCCGTGAACGAAGGAGCCGAGCTTCTGCGGAATATCTCCCGCGCCGTCTATCGCCACTTCAACCCGGACGACGCCTGGCGGCCTGGAGCCGCCACGCGGTAG
- a CDS encoding DUF2164 domain-containing protein has translation MRIKLSGDRRASILRSIKQHYLDEFDEEISDFRANGLLDFFVKELGPPVYNQGVRDAAAFVQDKLTDIEGEVYERESPP, from the coding sequence ATGCGCATCAAGCTCTCCGGCGATCGCCGCGCCAGCATCCTCCGCTCGATCAAGCAGCACTACCTGGACGAGTTCGACGAGGAGATCAGCGACTTCAGGGCGAACGGGCTGCTCGACTTCTTCGTGAAGGAGCTCGGCCCGCCGGTTTACAACCAGGGCGTGCGCGACGCGGCCGCCTTCGTCCAGGACAAGCTGACGGACATCGAAGGAGAGGTCTACGAGCGGGAAAGCCCGCCCTGA
- a CDS encoding universal stress protein codes for MNRSLGTVVVGVGQLEKPDPLLQAAVRLVGDRAATIIAVHTYRLPDPFIASYPDIVTMDPELATAAEQALLRQLEEQINSLGASTVQARVLPGPPDLAILNVAEETGADLIMVGVTERGAISRAVLGTTAGRIVRTSAVPVMIQRSLAPSRPRKILLTTDLSELSGSLYRNGLEIARRLADPQADFRALFVVGQSLPVVPDVQPSFLQSVRERDLDPFLERWTPEGVSCEGRVRLGDPSAEIRAEAEEWGADLLVVGTHGRSGFSRLLIGSVAESISRRAACDVLVVPARGIGEETTEDDQPNS; via the coding sequence ATGAACCGCTCGTTGGGCACCGTTGTGGTGGGGGTCGGCCAGCTCGAGAAGCCCGACCCTCTGCTGCAGGCGGCCGTTCGCCTCGTCGGCGACCGCGCCGCCACCATCATCGCGGTGCACACTTACCGGCTCCCCGATCCGTTCATCGCCTCCTATCCGGACATAGTCACTATGGATCCGGAACTGGCAACGGCCGCGGAGCAGGCGCTGCTCCGGCAGCTCGAGGAGCAGATCAACTCTCTCGGCGCCAGCACGGTCCAGGCGCGCGTGCTCCCGGGTCCCCCCGATCTCGCCATTCTGAATGTGGCGGAGGAGACCGGGGCCGATCTCATCATGGTGGGCGTCACCGAGCGGGGGGCCATCTCGCGCGCAGTTCTCGGGACCACGGCCGGTCGTATCGTCCGGACTTCGGCGGTTCCGGTGATGATCCAGCGCAGCCTGGCGCCATCCCGCCCGCGAAAGATCCTGCTGACCACCGATCTGTCTGAGCTAAGCGGGTCACTGTACCGCAACGGGCTGGAAATCGCGCGGCGGTTGGCGGACCCACAGGCAGACTTCCGCGCGCTGTTCGTGGTGGGTCAGAGTCTCCCGGTCGTCCCGGACGTCCAGCCGTCATTCCTGCAATCCGTTCGAGAGCGCGACCTCGATCCCTTCCTCGAGCGCTGGACGCCGGAGGGCGTGTCGTGCGAGGGCAGAGTTCGACTCGGCGACCCTTCGGCCGAGATCCGGGCGGAGGCGGAAGAATGGGGGGCCGATCTGCTGGTGGTGGGCACGCACGGCAGGAGCGGGTTCTCGCGGCTGCTCATCGGCAGCGTGGCGGAGTCGATCTCGCGCCGCGCCGCGTGCGACGTTCTGGTAGTCCCGGCGAGGGGCATCGGCGAGGAGACGACGGAGGACGATCAACCGAACAGCTGA
- a CDS encoding efflux RND transporter periplasmic adaptor subunit produces the protein MTKKRWVIVGVVTALILVAMLGMCGSAVQVEVAVVGRQTLRVRVEEEGMTRVRDEFVIAAPVGGQLHRIHLEEGDRVAAGEIVARLAPAPEDARTRRVTQAQVDAAEARRNQVAAEAEQAEERARQARLEAERRRVLAEAGALSREAMEQAELQASTAARQAEAARAALLAADAEVEAMRASLLGATGSGAPTVDVVSPASGRVLRVLEESERVVPPGTPLLEIGDADGLEVVVDVLSTDAVRISPGDRVLVEEWGGDRPLEGKVRRVEPAAFTEVSALGVEEQRVNVIVDLLAAPPELGAGYRVEARIVVWEGQDVLTVPTSALFQRNGEWCVFVVEGGRARLRPLKLGQRSTEAAEVIEGLQEGDTVIVFPPADVEDGVKVKAG, from the coding sequence ATGACGAAGAAACGGTGGGTCATCGTTGGCGTCGTGACCGCGCTGATCCTGGTGGCGATGCTGGGGATGTGCGGCTCCGCGGTCCAGGTGGAGGTGGCGGTCGTCGGCCGTCAGACGCTCCGTGTCCGGGTGGAGGAAGAGGGGATGACGCGGGTCCGGGATGAGTTCGTGATCGCTGCCCCGGTAGGTGGACAGCTCCATCGGATCCACCTCGAGGAGGGCGATCGGGTGGCGGCCGGCGAGATCGTCGCCCGACTCGCACCGGCCCCGGAGGACGCCCGGACCCGACGCGTGACCCAAGCCCAGGTCGACGCGGCCGAAGCCCGTCGCAATCAGGTGGCGGCAGAAGCGGAGCAGGCGGAAGAGCGAGCGAGACAGGCCCGGCTCGAGGCGGAGCGCCGGCGCGTGCTGGCGGAGGCGGGAGCACTGAGTCGCGAGGCAATGGAACAGGCGGAGCTCCAGGCGAGCACCGCCGCCCGCCAGGCCGAGGCCGCGCGCGCCGCGCTGCTGGCGGCCGACGCTGAAGTCGAGGCGATGCGAGCCTCCCTGCTCGGTGCCACCGGCTCGGGAGCTCCAACCGTGGACGTGGTATCACCGGCCTCCGGCCGGGTCCTGCGCGTGCTGGAGGAGAGCGAGCGGGTGGTGCCCCCCGGCACCCCCCTGCTGGAGATCGGCGACGCGGACGGGCTGGAAGTCGTCGTCGACGTCCTGTCGACCGACGCGGTTCGCATCTCCCCCGGCGATCGCGTACTGGTGGAGGAGTGGGGCGGCGATCGCCCGCTCGAGGGGAAGGTGCGCCGCGTGGAGCCCGCGGCGTTCACCGAGGTCTCCGCCTTGGGCGTCGAAGAGCAGCGGGTGAATGTGATCGTGGACCTTCTGGCGGCGCCTCCCGAGTTGGGGGCGGGATATCGGGTTGAAGCGCGGATCGTGGTGTGGGAGGGGCAGGATGTGCTCACCGTGCCCACCAGCGCACTCTTCCAGCGAAACGGTGAGTGGTGCGTCTTCGTGGTCGAAGGCGGCCGCGCCCGGCTGCGCCCCCTGAAACTGGGTCAGCGCAGCACGGAGGCGGCAGAGGTGATCGAGGGCCTGCAGGAGGGCGACACAGTGATCGTCTTCCCCCCGGCCGACGTAGAAGACGGGGTGAAGGTCAAGGCGGGATGA
- a CDS encoding FtsX-like permease family protein, with amino-acid sequence MSAAHHRTRSNGEAGVRTLNRKLLRELWAQRGQMASIAALVAVGVMTVLTLRGTYEALVDARDRYYRQARFPDVWSNLERAPESLVARIQEIPGVASVTTRVTFAAALDVPGVEAPALGLFVSVPERRRPDVGDIHLTKGRYLSPGARNGAIISENFAEANGFVPGDTLRAVLNGRLRRLDIVGVAISPEHTYAVPPGALFPDDERYGVIWMSREALGPAYDMDRAFNEVVLTLAPGASRNAVIEELDRLLEPYGGLGAYGREDQPSHLILQGELDQNRSLGTVVPAIFLGVAAFLLNVVLGRMVATQRTEIAVLKAFGYDDVEVGKHFLGYALAAVVVGAVMGCGLGVWLGHSMVNLYTEYFRFPELRYSLRPSLLLIGVMVSVAGAALGALGAVRRAVRLPPAEAMRPPAPAHFRPGWAERAGLGELLPPSGRMILRNIERQPIRTLLSATGVAMAVAILVTGMFTFDGVGYMMDLQFGKVQREDLSVTFNNPLPRSVRFELAHLPGVTRVEPFRAVGARLKAGHREKEAAITGIEPEPQLRRVVSASGAVQPVPAEGLVLSRMLANNLRVEPGDLLTVEILEGERRTDEVRVTGIVDDFVGLSAYMRLDALDRLVRGPRVVSGAYLAVEPDARRELGARLKELPVVASVASPADMLVNFQTQLEESLLISVFFMLAFSGVIAVAVVYNGARVALSERGRELASLRVLGFSRREVAVLLLGEQGAITVAAIPLGWIIGYLLAAAMVAGLATESYRIPLVVSTQTYLYSALATLAAAALSGLIVRRRLDRIDLVEVLKTRE; translated from the coding sequence ATGAGCGCCGCGCATCACCGGACGAGATCGAATGGTGAGGCAGGGGTGAGGACGTTGAACCGTAAGCTGCTCCGCGAGCTTTGGGCGCAGCGCGGACAGATGGCCTCGATTGCCGCTCTGGTGGCGGTCGGGGTGATGACGGTTCTCACCCTACGCGGAACCTACGAGGCGTTGGTCGACGCGCGCGACCGGTACTACCGCCAAGCGCGCTTCCCGGACGTCTGGTCCAACCTGGAGCGAGCACCCGAATCGCTGGTGGCCCGCATTCAGGAAATTCCGGGCGTGGCATCAGTCACGACCCGGGTGACCTTCGCCGCGGCCCTGGACGTTCCCGGCGTCGAGGCGCCGGCGCTGGGGCTTTTCGTGTCGGTGCCGGAGCGGCGACGTCCAGACGTCGGCGACATTCATCTGACCAAGGGGCGCTACCTCTCGCCCGGCGCGCGCAACGGGGCGATCATCAGCGAGAACTTCGCCGAGGCCAACGGCTTCGTGCCCGGCGACACGCTCCGGGCCGTGCTCAATGGTCGCCTGCGTCGACTGGACATCGTCGGCGTGGCGATCTCGCCGGAGCACACCTACGCCGTGCCCCCCGGCGCCCTCTTTCCCGACGATGAGCGGTATGGCGTGATCTGGATGAGCCGGGAGGCCCTGGGACCGGCGTACGACATGGATCGCGCCTTCAATGAGGTGGTGCTGACGCTCGCCCCCGGCGCCAGCCGCAACGCCGTGATCGAGGAGCTCGATCGTCTGCTGGAGCCGTACGGGGGATTGGGCGCCTATGGGCGGGAGGACCAACCGTCGCACTTGATCCTGCAAGGCGAGCTAGATCAGAACCGCTCGCTGGGGACCGTAGTGCCGGCCATCTTCCTCGGCGTTGCGGCCTTTCTCCTGAACGTGGTGCTGGGCCGCATGGTGGCCACCCAACGGACCGAGATTGCGGTCCTGAAGGCCTTCGGCTACGACGACGTCGAGGTCGGGAAGCACTTCCTCGGGTATGCGCTCGCCGCGGTGGTGGTCGGTGCGGTGATGGGCTGCGGCCTCGGGGTGTGGCTGGGGCACTCGATGGTGAACCTCTACACCGAGTACTTTCGCTTTCCGGAGCTGCGCTATTCGCTGCGCCCGTCGCTGCTGCTGATTGGGGTGATGGTGAGCGTGGCGGGGGCGGCGCTGGGAGCGCTGGGGGCGGTGCGCCGAGCGGTGCGCCTGCCACCTGCCGAGGCGATGCGCCCGCCAGCGCCCGCGCACTTCCGACCCGGCTGGGCGGAACGGGCGGGGCTCGGCGAGTTGCTCCCACCGTCGGGCCGGATGATCCTGCGCAATATCGAGCGGCAGCCGATCCGGACGCTGCTCTCGGCGACTGGGGTGGCCATGGCGGTGGCCATCCTCGTCACGGGCATGTTCACGTTCGATGGCGTCGGCTACATGATGGACCTTCAGTTCGGCAAGGTGCAGCGGGAAGACCTCTCGGTCACCTTCAACAACCCTCTGCCGCGTTCGGTCCGGTTCGAGCTGGCCCACCTGCCCGGTGTCACGCGAGTGGAACCTTTCCGAGCGGTCGGTGCGCGCCTGAAGGCCGGCCACCGCGAGAAGGAGGCGGCCATCACCGGGATCGAGCCCGAACCGCAGCTTCGCCGTGTCGTCTCCGCCAGCGGGGCAGTTCAACCGGTGCCGGCGGAGGGGCTGGTGCTCAGCCGGATGCTCGCAAACAATCTGCGGGTCGAGCCCGGTGATCTGCTGACGGTGGAGATACTCGAGGGCGAACGCCGCACCGACGAAGTTCGGGTAACCGGCATCGTCGACGACTTCGTCGGTCTCTCCGCTTACATGCGACTCGACGCGCTGGATCGCCTGGTGCGCGGGCCTCGGGTGGTCTCGGGCGCCTACCTGGCGGTGGAACCCGACGCCCGCAGGGAGCTGGGGGCGCGGCTGAAGGAGCTTCCCGTGGTTGCGAGCGTCGCCTCGCCCGCCGACATGCTGGTCAACTTCCAGACGCAGCTCGAAGAATCGCTGCTGATCTCCGTCTTTTTCATGCTCGCCTTCTCGGGTGTGATCGCGGTGGCGGTCGTGTACAACGGAGCGCGGGTGGCCCTTTCGGAGCGGGGACGGGAGCTGGCCAGCCTGCGGGTGCTCGGCTTCTCGCGCCGCGAGGTGGCGGTGCTACTGCTGGGAGAGCAGGGCGCGATCACGGTCGCCGCCATCCCGCTGGGATGGATCATCGGGTATCTCCTGGCCGCGGCGATGGTCGCGGGACTGGCCACCGAGAGCTACCGGATTCCCCTGGTGGTGAGCACGCAGACGTACCTGTACTCGGCTCTGGCGACCCTCGCGGCCGCCGCGCTGAGCGGGCTCATCGTACGTCGACGGCTCGACCGGATCGATCTCGTCGAGGTGCTGAAGACCCGGGAATGA